One part of the Frankiaceae bacterium genome encodes these proteins:
- the thiE gene encoding thiamine phosphate synthase → MADALRDARLYLCVGRRPDMAEFLDEVLPNGVDVVQFREKGVEAREELSWLSIVREAAARHGRLFAVNDRADVARAVEADVLHLGQGDLPVPLARSIVGDDMVIGLSSHSAAETGAAAVEPGVDYFCAGPTWVTPTKPGRPAAGLDLLSYAASLETSRPWFAIGGIDLDNLDQVLATGARRVVVVRALTEAADPGASARAFATRLRP, encoded by the coding sequence GTGGCTGACGCTCTTCGTGACGCCCGGCTCTACCTGTGCGTGGGGCGGCGGCCGGACATGGCGGAGTTCCTCGACGAGGTGCTGCCGAACGGCGTCGACGTCGTGCAGTTCCGCGAGAAGGGAGTCGAGGCGCGCGAGGAGCTGTCGTGGCTGTCGATCGTGCGCGAGGCGGCGGCGCGGCACGGGCGGCTGTTCGCGGTGAACGACCGTGCCGACGTCGCGCGCGCCGTCGAGGCCGACGTGCTGCACCTCGGCCAGGGCGACCTGCCGGTGCCGCTCGCGCGTTCGATCGTCGGCGACGACATGGTGATCGGGCTGTCGTCGCACTCCGCTGCCGAGACCGGGGCGGCGGCCGTCGAACCCGGTGTGGACTACTTCTGCGCGGGCCCGACGTGGGTCACGCCGACGAAGCCGGGACGGCCCGCTGCCGGGCTGGACCTGCTCTCGTACGCGGCGTCGTTGGAGACGTCACGGCCGTGGTTCGCGATCGGCGGCATCGACCTGGACAACCTCGACCAGGTGCTCGCGACCGGCGCTCGGCGCGTCGTCGTGGTCCGGGCGCTCACGGAGGCCGCGGACCCCGGCGCCAGCGCCCGCGCGTTCGCCACCCGCCTCCGCCCCTGA
- a CDS encoding GNAT family protein: MIRGEKVTLRARRPDDVEHAKRWYADPETARWLIDVGTYDVPAEPMAYGDVRLTVDDTETGTPIGTAGLSGGSPEHRHAMLFVVIGDGAYRGRGYGTDVVRTLCRFAFDDMNLAKVELEVIAGHEAALHLYEGLGFHREVHRRRALWIDGAWRDEYLMGLLAGELR; encoded by the coding sequence GTGATCCGCGGCGAGAAGGTGACGCTGCGCGCGAGACGGCCGGACGACGTCGAGCACGCGAAGCGCTGGTACGCCGACCCCGAGACGGCGCGCTGGCTCATCGACGTGGGGACGTACGACGTGCCGGCGGAGCCGATGGCGTACGGCGACGTGCGGCTCACCGTCGACGACACCGAGACCGGCACCCCGATCGGCACGGCGGGGCTCAGCGGCGGCAGCCCGGAGCACCGCCACGCGATGCTGTTCGTCGTCATCGGCGACGGCGCGTACCGGGGCCGCGGCTACGGCACCGACGTCGTACGGACGCTCTGCCGCTTCGCGTTCGACGACATGAACCTCGCGAAGGTCGAGCTCGAGGTCATCGCCGGGCACGAGGCCGCGCTGCACCTCTACGAGGGTCTCGGCTTCCACCGCGAGGTGCACCGCCGGCGCGCGCTGTGGATCGACGGCGCGTGGCGGGACGAGTACCTCATGGGCCTGCTGGCGGGAGAGCTGCGATGA
- a CDS encoding Rv2175c family DNA-binding protein: MEIEWATVPDVAEALGVEVTKVRQFLREGKLLAVREGADKPLRIPAAFVQDGVVVKHLPGVITLLRDARFGDDEAVRWLFEDDDLPGSPIEALRANRGTEVKRRAQALGF, from the coding sequence GTGGAGATCGAATGGGCGACCGTGCCGGACGTGGCCGAGGCACTCGGCGTCGAGGTGACCAAGGTGCGGCAGTTCCTCCGTGAGGGGAAGCTGCTGGCCGTGCGCGAGGGGGCGGACAAGCCGTTGCGCATCCCTGCGGCGTTCGTGCAGGACGGTGTCGTCGTCAAGCACCTGCCGGGCGTCATCACGCTGCTGCGCGACGCGCGGTTCGGCGACGACGAGGCGGTGCGCTGGCTCTTCGAGGACGACGACCTGCCCGGGTCTCCGATCGAGGCGCTGCGCGCGAACCGCGGCACCGAGGTCAAGCGCCGGGCGCAGGCGCTGGGCTTCTGA
- a CDS encoding DUF1501 domain-containing protein, translating into MSRTPSRRDVLKGAGVVAGLQLLSPVIFRAGEAWGATQVDPLAADRYRLIVIDMHGGNDGLNTVVPMSGSIRDVYEKVRVTTELPVSGLNPLGAVNGGTVGLHGALSTVYDLWNQNRVAIVQGADYPSHNYSHFVSDDIWQSGLPGQRPGSGWLGRHLDRTGIDDGELRGIGIGGRLPLALRGEIEMGEQVNALSETQFADGAATTGSAGKRHLAFAGYDADTRAVRDFYGDYCRTALGVATSTTGLTAAQPGGVANAMLTARTLLTANLGCEVVFVLAGGYDTHDNQLSRHNTLLTDLDRGIEAFYYGTKGGVPVTTGNPAVPVGPVDPHLASRTLIMTFSEFGRRIGDNGTGTDHGAAGPMFLIGPPAPAAGSGAPVLNPGLHRDHPDLGTVTLPKDNLAGTTDIRSVYQSVLTRWLADEGEAGFVVSGTGIDGDGTLTGLFGTA; encoded by the coding sequence GTGTCCCGCACTCCGTCACGTCGCGACGTCCTCAAGGGCGCCGGCGTCGTAGCCGGGCTCCAGCTGCTCTCGCCGGTCATCTTCCGGGCCGGCGAGGCGTGGGGCGCGACCCAGGTCGACCCGCTCGCGGCCGACCGCTACCGCCTCATCGTCATCGACATGCACGGCGGCAACGACGGCCTCAACACCGTCGTCCCGATGTCCGGCTCCATCCGCGACGTGTACGAGAAGGTGCGCGTCACCACCGAGCTGCCGGTCAGCGGCCTCAACCCGCTCGGCGCGGTCAACGGCGGCACCGTCGGCCTGCACGGCGCGCTCAGCACGGTCTACGACCTGTGGAACCAGAACCGCGTCGCCATCGTCCAGGGCGCCGACTACCCGTCGCACAACTACTCGCACTTCGTCTCCGACGACATCTGGCAGTCGGGGCTCCCCGGGCAGCGGCCAGGCAGCGGCTGGCTCGGGCGGCACCTCGACCGCACAGGCATCGACGACGGCGAGCTGCGCGGCATCGGCATCGGCGGGCGGCTGCCGCTGGCGCTGCGCGGCGAGATCGAGATGGGCGAGCAGGTCAACGCGCTCAGCGAGACGCAGTTCGCCGACGGCGCCGCGACGACCGGCTCGGCGGGCAAGCGGCACCTCGCGTTCGCCGGCTACGACGCCGACACCCGTGCGGTGCGCGACTTCTACGGCGACTACTGCCGTACGGCGCTCGGCGTCGCCACGTCCACGACCGGCCTCACGGCCGCGCAGCCCGGCGGCGTCGCCAACGCGATGCTCACCGCGCGGACGCTGCTGACGGCCAACCTCGGCTGCGAGGTCGTGTTCGTGCTGGCCGGCGGCTACGACACCCACGACAACCAGCTCTCGCGGCACAACACGCTGCTCACCGACCTCGACCGCGGCATCGAGGCGTTCTACTACGGCACCAAGGGCGGCGTGCCCGTCACGACCGGCAACCCCGCCGTCCCTGTCGGCCCCGTGGACCCGCACCTCGCGTCCCGGACGCTGATCATGACGTTCAGCGAGTTCGGCCGGCGGATCGGCGACAACGGCACCGGCACCGACCACGGCGCGGCGGGGCCGATGTTCCTCATCGGGCCTCCGGCACCCGCCGCGGGCTCGGGCGCGCCGGTGCTCAACCCCGGCCTGCACCGCGACCACCCGGACCTCGGCACGGTGACGCTGCCGAAGGACAACCTCGCCGGCACGACCGACATCCGGTCGGTCTACCAGTCGGTGCTGACGCGCTGGCTCGCCGACGAGGGCGAGGCGGGCTTCGTCGTGTCCGGCACCGGGATCGACGGCGACGGCACGCTGACCGGGCTGTTCGGGACCGCCTGA
- a CDS encoding GNAT family protein — translation MTYAGDLVALRAREPEDAPYLHAWQSDPETMRWWDRVYPPLPPELLAQRLASAPTPSYTEPSFILLDRATGTPIGWCGLHAVSARHRHAELAVFVGDAAYRGKGYGIDAVRTLCRFGFERMNLARVSLTVFPHNPAVRTYERAGFAHEGLQRRAFWKRGEWHDLLHMAVFPDTLR, via the coding sequence ATGACGTACGCCGGCGACCTCGTCGCGCTGCGCGCCCGCGAGCCGGAGGACGCGCCGTACCTGCACGCCTGGCAGTCCGACCCCGAGACGATGCGCTGGTGGGACCGCGTCTACCCGCCGCTGCCGCCGGAGCTGCTGGCGCAGCGGCTCGCGAGCGCGCCGACGCCGTCGTACACCGAGCCGTCGTTCATCCTGCTCGACCGCGCGACGGGCACGCCGATCGGCTGGTGCGGGCTGCACGCGGTGTCGGCGCGGCACCGGCACGCCGAGCTGGCGGTGTTCGTCGGCGACGCGGCGTACCGCGGGAAGGGGTACGGCATCGACGCCGTACGCACGCTCTGCCGGTTCGGGTTCGAGCGGATGAACCTCGCGCGGGTGTCGCTGACGGTGTTCCCGCACAACCCGGCGGTGCGGACGTACGAGCGCGCCGGCTTCGCCCACGAAGGGCTGCAGCGCCGGGCGTTCTGGAAGCGCGGGGAGTGGCACGACCTGCTCCACATGGCGGTGTTCCCGGACACGCTGCGGTAG
- a CDS encoding Gfo/Idh/MocA family oxidoreductase has protein sequence MTVRWGVLGAGAIARTLVHAFGQAGGANVEAVASRDPARAAALGAGRVHASYDALLADPDVDAVYVALHNDAHAPWTIAALEAGKHVLCEKPLALSVAEVDAMTAAAESAGRLLVEASWYRWHPRVRMAERLLRELDVLGAVEYVTAGFTFAGVADGNYRLDPAHGGGALYDVGCYAVSAAVWAFGTPPREVVAKAGIGPTGVDLTATLTVTFDRGTADLRCGIAEDPRQWLVVAGERGELDLRDAAFTAWEGQETELWFTTPAGSEPETVPAANAYALMVENVSAVVEGREGWVVPLAESRTTAAILDAAFESAASGTAVAL, from the coding sequence ATGACGGTCCGGTGGGGTGTGCTCGGAGCGGGGGCGATCGCCCGCACGCTCGTGCACGCGTTCGGCCAGGCCGGCGGCGCGAACGTCGAGGCCGTGGCGTCGCGCGACCCCGCGCGCGCGGCGGCGCTGGGGGCAGGGCGGGTGCACGCGTCGTACGACGCGCTGCTCGCCGACCCCGACGTCGACGCCGTCTACGTCGCGCTGCACAACGACGCCCACGCGCCGTGGACGATCGCGGCGCTCGAGGCCGGCAAGCACGTGCTCTGCGAGAAGCCGCTCGCGCTGTCGGTCGCGGAGGTCGACGCGATGACGGCCGCCGCGGAGTCGGCGGGGCGGCTGCTCGTCGAGGCGTCGTGGTACCGCTGGCACCCGCGCGTACGGATGGCCGAGCGGCTGCTGCGCGAGCTCGACGTGCTCGGCGCCGTCGAGTACGTCACGGCGGGCTTCACGTTCGCCGGCGTCGCCGACGGCAACTACCGGCTCGACCCGGCGCACGGCGGGGGAGCGCTGTACGACGTCGGCTGCTACGCCGTCTCCGCGGCCGTCTGGGCGTTCGGCACACCGCCGCGCGAGGTCGTCGCGAAGGCCGGCATCGGGCCGACCGGCGTGGACCTGACGGCGACGCTGACGGTGACGTTCGACCGGGGCACGGCGGACCTGCGGTGCGGCATCGCCGAGGACCCGCGGCAGTGGCTCGTCGTCGCGGGGGAGCGCGGCGAGCTCGACCTGCGCGACGCGGCGTTCACGGCGTGGGAAGGGCAGGAGACCGAGCTGTGGTTCACGACCCCGGCGGGCTCCGAGCCGGAAACCGTGCCGGCCGCGAACGCGTACGCCCTCATGGTGGAGAACGTCTCCGCCGTCGTCGAGGGCCGCGAGGGCTGGGTCGTGCCGCTCGCGGAGTCGCGGACGACGGCGGCGATCCTCGACGCGGCGTTCGAGTCGGCCGCCTCAGGGACGGCCGTCGCTCTCTAG
- a CDS encoding GNAT family protein, with product MNGDLVTLRPMDPGDAAAQHRWFQDPDVTRYTGFRYPPSLTAIETRLRGAEDSTFANPRFAIDRRDTGETIGYVALRDVTPESRAGELDIVIGERSAWNLGFGTDATRTICRYAFRTLGLHRVHLWVFTENAAAIRAYEKAGFVREGVARDRWFKHGRWHDCLLMGLLADEAAP from the coding sequence ATGAACGGCGACCTGGTCACGCTGCGCCCGATGGACCCCGGGGACGCGGCGGCGCAGCACCGGTGGTTCCAGGACCCCGACGTCACGCGCTACACCGGCTTTCGCTACCCGCCGTCGCTCACGGCCATCGAGACGCGGCTGCGGGGCGCGGAGGACAGCACGTTCGCCAACCCGCGCTTCGCCATCGACCGACGCGACACGGGCGAGACCATCGGCTACGTCGCCCTGCGCGACGTCACGCCGGAGAGCCGGGCGGGCGAGCTCGACATCGTCATCGGCGAGCGGTCGGCGTGGAACCTCGGCTTCGGCACCGACGCCACGAGGACGATCTGCCGGTACGCCTTCCGCACGCTCGGCCTGCACCGCGTGCACCTCTGGGTGTTCACGGAGAACGCCGCCGCGATCCGGGCGTACGAGAAGGCCGGCTTCGTCCGCGAGGGCGTCGCGCGCGACCGGTGGTTCAAGCACGGCCGCTGGCACGACTGCCTGCTCATGGGCCTGCTCGCGGACGAGGCGGCGCCGTGA
- the thiS gene encoding sulfur carrier protein ThiS — protein MDVRVNGSVMSLADGTTLPALLASLGLGTGWVVVERNGEALLRSETERTVLADGDVLEIVRAVAGG, from the coding sequence ATGGACGTGCGGGTCAACGGCTCCGTCATGTCGCTGGCAGACGGGACGACGCTGCCTGCTCTGCTGGCTTCGCTGGGGCTCGGCACGGGCTGGGTCGTCGTGGAGCGCAACGGCGAGGCGCTGCTGCGGTCGGAGACCGAGCGCACCGTCCTCGCCGACGGCGACGTGCTGGAGATCGTGCGCGCGGTGGCCGGTGGCTGA
- a CDS encoding DUF1800 family protein — protein MTAATANDVARLFGRACFGATKTDLDLWVGKEYADVVNALFPPAGLPVPGALVDEPRRVQLETATSDLLAGQRWWLERMRTTPFPLLERMTWFWHTHFATGYAGNPNVGDLMKQNQTIRANALGSFRTLLHKLTVDGAMLYYLSGYQNRRNAVNENYARELFELFTAGVIPQRFTETDIRQAAKALTGWVVKADRTVAFDTNRHDRTVKTICGTTIGGYPANDAREATEYQEVCDIALGLDTTAHFVAYKMVCSFAYIPETTDLFAEPDELVDAVAAALRPAWDITAAMKVLLMHPRFRSGTPALVRQPVEEAVHLAKVLTVNMDPVEGIQNTGASAHNQPIFALRRMGQTPFQPPNVGGWPEGKAWLTSTTTIGRYSLGQYTINAYNTQGRVNTNPLPASTAALDVWRAYVGLGSLGGVTQQQVQSYLSNPGTSDERTKQNGILFLLAASPDWQVM, from the coding sequence ATGACGGCGGCCACCGCCAACGACGTCGCCAGGCTGTTCGGCAGGGCCTGCTTCGGCGCGACGAAGACCGACCTCGACCTGTGGGTCGGCAAGGAGTACGCCGACGTCGTCAACGCGCTCTTCCCGCCCGCCGGCCTGCCGGTGCCGGGTGCGCTCGTCGACGAGCCGCGCCGCGTCCAGCTCGAGACCGCGACGTCCGACCTGCTCGCCGGACAGCGGTGGTGGCTGGAGCGGATGCGCACGACGCCGTTCCCGCTGCTCGAGCGCATGACGTGGTTCTGGCACACGCACTTCGCCACGGGCTACGCCGGCAACCCCAACGTCGGCGACCTCATGAAGCAGAACCAGACCATCCGCGCCAACGCGCTCGGGAGCTTCCGCACGCTGCTGCACAAGCTCACGGTCGACGGCGCGATGCTCTACTACCTCTCGGGGTACCAGAACCGCCGCAACGCCGTGAACGAGAACTACGCGCGCGAGCTGTTCGAGCTGTTCACCGCGGGCGTCATCCCGCAGCGGTTCACCGAGACCGACATCCGCCAGGCCGCCAAGGCGCTGACCGGCTGGGTGGTCAAGGCCGACCGCACGGTGGCGTTCGACACCAACCGGCACGACCGCACCGTCAAGACGATCTGCGGCACGACCATCGGCGGCTACCCGGCCAACGACGCGCGCGAGGCGACGGAGTACCAGGAGGTCTGCGACATCGCGCTGGGCCTCGACACCACGGCGCACTTCGTGGCGTACAAGATGGTCTGCTCGTTCGCCTACATCCCCGAGACCACGGACCTGTTCGCCGAGCCCGACGAGCTCGTCGACGCGGTCGCCGCCGCGCTGCGCCCGGCGTGGGACATCACGGCGGCGATGAAGGTGCTGCTCATGCACCCGCGCTTCCGTTCGGGGACGCCGGCGCTCGTCCGCCAGCCGGTCGAGGAGGCGGTGCACCTCGCGAAAGTGCTCACCGTCAACATGGACCCGGTCGAGGGCATCCAGAACACCGGCGCCTCCGCCCACAACCAGCCGATCTTCGCGCTGCGGCGGATGGGGCAGACGCCGTTCCAGCCACCGAACGTCGGCGGCTGGCCGGAAGGCAAGGCCTGGCTCACGTCGACCACGACGATCGGCCGCTACAGCCTCGGGCAGTACACGATCAACGCGTACAACACGCAGGGCCGCGTCAACACCAACCCGCTGCCCGCGTCCACCGCCGCGCTCGACGTCTGGCGCGCGTACGTCGGGCTCGGCTCGCTCGGCGGCGTCACGCAGCAGCAGGTCCAGAGCTACCTCTCGAACCCCGGCACCAGCGACGAGCGGACGAAGCAGAACGGCATCCTCTTCCTCCTCGCGGCCTCTCCCGACTGGCAGGTGATGTAG
- a CDS encoding CDP-alcohol phosphatidyltransferase family protein, giving the protein MMTYDEYLAAWARGHSFEPERMGRFLRSYLRLPYALARPLAGIDPNAVTVAGFCVAAVTLPVYATGAAFLAGLLVLVAGLLDQVDGAVAVLGGRQTRFGAVWDSAVDRLTDVVLLAGPAIWIDGGTTRWGLVAAGAGTFLLEYVRARCQACGWTDDQIVTPGERPQRVVAIALLGIVSALAGKWLWAVGAWALAGLTFWSVVVLLLDARARPTTPASA; this is encoded by the coding sequence ATGATGACGTACGACGAGTACCTCGCGGCGTGGGCGCGGGGGCACTCGTTCGAGCCGGAACGGATGGGCCGCTTCCTGCGGTCGTACCTGCGGCTGCCGTACGCGCTCGCCCGACCGCTGGCGGGCATCGACCCCAACGCCGTCACCGTCGCGGGGTTCTGTGTCGCCGCCGTCACTCTCCCTGTGTACGCGACAGGCGCGGCGTTCCTCGCCGGGCTGCTCGTGCTCGTCGCGGGGCTGCTCGACCAGGTCGACGGCGCGGTGGCAGTGCTGGGCGGACGGCAGACGCGGTTCGGGGCGGTGTGGGACTCGGCGGTGGACCGGCTGACCGACGTCGTGCTGCTCGCCGGTCCGGCGATCTGGATCGACGGCGGCACCACGCGGTGGGGGCTGGTGGCGGCGGGCGCGGGGACGTTCCTGCTGGAGTACGTGCGCGCGCGCTGCCAGGCGTGCGGCTGGACCGACGACCAGATCGTCACGCCGGGCGAACGCCCGCAGCGCGTCGTCGCGATCGCTCTCCTCGGCATCGTGTCCGCTCTCGCCGGGAAGTGGCTCTGGGCGGTCGGCGCGTGGGCGCTGGCGGGGCTCACGTTCTGGAGCGTGGTCGTGCTGCTGCTCGACGCCCGAGCCAGACCCACCACACCAGCGTCTGCGTGA
- a CDS encoding glycosyltransferase, with the protein MTLRAARWGAYGMTAYGLLRMARVARNTAPRVATPWTADVVAIVPARDEARGIADCVNALRANGLRDVVVVDDASSDDTADLARQAGATVVGAPPLRAGQRGKAAACLTGAGTTRSEWLWFVDADVTVAPDALSRLLAVADESGASLVSALGRVATPTPAMAWLLPEVGLTLARRVDLETFASGQCLLVHRAAYDAVGGHDVTAVAEDLALARAVTHRGYVVRTVLGPDLYETRMYATLGEAWRGLVKNAADVRRTPKVEYAWLAATLLGGRRAYAMNVVVSAGGRLVARQPLWPAAAAPIAELWLIANWWRSRRRPPVAWKGRPVW; encoded by the coding sequence GTGACACTGCGAGCGGCGCGCTGGGGCGCGTACGGCATGACGGCGTACGGCCTCCTCCGCATGGCCCGCGTCGCGCGCAACACCGCGCCACGGGTGGCGACGCCATGGACCGCCGACGTCGTCGCGATCGTTCCCGCGCGCGACGAGGCTCGCGGCATCGCAGACTGCGTGAACGCCCTGCGCGCCAACGGTCTCCGCGACGTCGTCGTCGTGGACGACGCCTCCTCCGACGACACGGCGGACCTCGCGCGGCAGGCGGGCGCGACGGTCGTCGGCGCGCCGCCGCTGCGCGCGGGACAGCGCGGTAAGGCGGCGGCGTGCCTTACGGGCGCGGGGACGACGAGGAGCGAGTGGCTGTGGTTCGTCGACGCCGACGTGACGGTCGCGCCGGACGCGCTGAGCCGCCTCCTCGCCGTCGCCGACGAGAGCGGCGCGTCGCTCGTCTCGGCACTGGGCCGCGTCGCCACACCGACGCCGGCCATGGCCTGGCTGCTGCCCGAGGTCGGCCTCACGCTGGCGCGGCGGGTGGACCTGGAGACGTTCGCCTCGGGTCAGTGCCTGCTGGTGCACAGGGCGGCGTACGACGCCGTCGGCGGCCACGACGTCACCGCCGTCGCCGAGGACCTCGCGCTGGCTCGGGCGGTGACCCACCGCGGCTACGTCGTGCGCACGGTCCTCGGCCCCGACCTCTACGAGACGCGGATGTACGCGACCCTCGGCGAGGCGTGGCGCGGGCTGGTCAAGAATGCCGCCGACGTCCGCCGGACTCCAAAGGTCGAGTACGCCTGGCTGGCCGCGACGCTGCTCGGCGGGCGGAGGGCGTACGCCATGAACGTCGTCGTCAGCGCCGGCGGCCGCCTCGTCGCGCGCCAGCCGCTCTGGCCCGCCGCGGCCGCGCCGATAGCGGAGCTATGGCTGATCGCGAACTGGTGGCGTTCGCGCCGCCGACCGCCGGTCGCCTGGAAGGGCCGACCGGTCTGGTAG
- a CDS encoding ABC transporter permease subunit codes for MTAARTITVIAGLTLREAARRRVLRALIGLTIVLLALSGWGFSRLAAESGTGTLTSGETRLTASILLNLVMFGFSLVAALGTAFLAGPTLAGETESGIALSVLARPIRRSAFLFGKWLGLVAFGTGFVVLAGLAQCLVVKLTTEYWPPNPAAALSLLAAQTIVLLTLAMLLSTLISPMASGVVAVGLFGATWVAGVVGGIGQALGNESVERIGTVSRMLLPTDGLWRGAMRGFQDPTALSFFGEDEGAAAFPFLSQHPLTMTYLVWAVVWVAMIWGLSAASFLRKDL; via the coding sequence GTGACCGCCGCCAGGACCATCACGGTCATCGCCGGGCTGACGCTGCGCGAGGCGGCCCGCAGGCGCGTGCTGCGGGCGCTGATCGGGCTCACGATCGTGCTGCTCGCGCTGAGCGGCTGGGGGTTCTCGCGGCTCGCCGCGGAGTCCGGCACCGGCACGCTCACCAGCGGCGAGACGCGCCTGACGGCGTCGATCCTGCTCAACCTCGTGATGTTCGGCTTCAGCCTCGTCGCGGCGCTCGGCACGGCGTTCCTCGCCGGTCCGACGCTGGCCGGCGAGACCGAGTCGGGCATCGCGCTGTCGGTGCTGGCGCGCCCGATCCGCAGGTCGGCGTTCCTGTTCGGGAAGTGGCTGGGGCTGGTGGCGTTCGGCACCGGCTTCGTCGTCCTCGCGGGGCTCGCGCAGTGCCTCGTCGTGAAGCTCACGACCGAGTACTGGCCGCCCAACCCGGCCGCCGCCCTCTCGCTGCTCGCCGCGCAGACGATCGTGCTGCTCACGCTCGCGATGCTGCTGTCGACGCTCATCTCGCCGATGGCGTCCGGCGTCGTCGCGGTCGGCCTCTTCGGCGCCACCTGGGTCGCGGGCGTCGTGGGCGGCATCGGCCAGGCGCTCGGCAACGAGAGCGTCGAGCGCATCGGCACCGTCTCGCGGATGCTGCTGCCGACGGACGGCCTGTGGCGCGGGGCGATGCGAGGGTTCCAGGACCCGACGGCGCTGTCGTTCTTCGGCGAGGACGAGGGTGCCGCGGCGTTCCCGTTCCTCAGCCAGCACCCGCTGACCATGACCTACCTCGTCTGGGCCGTCGTCTGGGTCGCGATGATCTGGGGTCTTTCGGCGGCGTCGTTCCTCCGCAAGGACCTCTAG
- a CDS encoding lycopene cyclase domain-containing protein: MGRASYLLLLAACFLGTLPLEFFWHARVYRRPLRWLLAIAPVVVVFGGWDVWAIANDHWTYDAAKTSGVVLGNLPLEELLFFVVIPTCALLTYEAVKHVRR, encoded by the coding sequence ATGGGCCGGGCGAGCTACCTCCTGCTCCTCGCGGCGTGCTTCCTCGGCACGCTGCCGCTGGAGTTCTTCTGGCACGCTCGCGTCTACCGCCGCCCCCTCCGCTGGCTCCTCGCCATCGCCCCGGTGGTCGTCGTCTTCGGCGGCTGGGACGTCTGGGCGATCGCCAACGACCACTGGACGTACGACGCTGCCAAGACCTCCGGCGTCGTCCTCGGCAACCTGCCTCTCGAGGAGCTGCTGTTCTTCGTCGTCATCCCGACGTGCGCGCTGCTGACGTACGAGGCCGTGAAGCACGTGCGCCGGTGA
- a CDS encoding lycopene cyclase domain-containing protein: MTYPALALVGVVVTVVLDLAVVRTRLLLTANYWISYAVVVFFQLVVNGVLTCNDIVTGYRTILGPRVACAPVEDLLFGFAMVTQTLVWWVWLGRRAAARPRSRT; encoded by the coding sequence GTGACGTACCCCGCCCTCGCCCTGGTCGGGGTCGTCGTGACCGTGGTCCTCGACCTCGCCGTCGTACGGACCCGCCTCCTGTTGACCGCGAACTACTGGATCTCGTACGCCGTCGTCGTCTTCTTCCAGCTCGTCGTCAACGGCGTCCTGACGTGCAACGACATCGTCACCGGCTACCGCACGATCCTCGGCCCGCGCGTCGCGTGCGCGCCGGTGGAGGACCTGCTGTTCGGCTTCGCGATGGTCACGCAGACGCTGGTGTGGTGGGTCTGGCTCGGGCGTCGAGCAGCAGCACGACCACGCTCCAGAACGTGA
- a CDS encoding GNAT family protein codes for MVPGALVRLRAPEPADAESFYEWFNDTEATAGLGVRYPVSRRTEREWVERGAVPSYAGAHFAVETLDGTLLGTCGLYGTNAPENRSAELGVALVDRTQWGKGYGTDTVRTLCRFGFEEMNLHRIELLVFAHHAYAIKAYERAGFVREAVARQAHWGDGRYYDDVYMSLLEGELR; via the coding sequence ATGGTCCCAGGAGCGCTCGTCCGGCTCCGCGCGCCGGAGCCGGCGGACGCGGAGTCGTTCTACGAGTGGTTCAACGACACCGAGGCCACGGCCGGTCTCGGCGTCCGCTATCCGGTGTCGCGGCGCACCGAGCGCGAGTGGGTGGAGCGCGGCGCTGTGCCGTCGTACGCCGGCGCGCACTTCGCCGTCGAGACCCTCGACGGCACCCTGCTCGGGACCTGCGGGCTGTACGGCACCAACGCCCCGGAGAACCGCTCCGCGGAGCTCGGCGTCGCGCTCGTCGACAGGACCCAGTGGGGCAAGGGGTACGGCACCGACACCGTCCGCACGCTGTGCCGGTTCGGGTTCGAGGAGATGAACCTGCACCGCATCGAGCTGCTCGTCTTCGCCCACCACGCGTACGCCATCAAGGCGTACGAGCGCGCCGGCTTCGTCCGCGAGGCGGTTGCGCGCCAGGCGCACTGGGGCGACGGCAGGTACTACGACGACGTCTACATGTCCCTGCTCGAAGGCGAGCTGCGATGA